One Sphingobacteriales bacterium DNA segment encodes these proteins:
- the rsmI gene encoding 16S rRNA (cytidine(1402)-2'-O)-methyltransferase: MAILYVLPTPIGNLGDITLRTLQLLGQVDFILAEDTRQTAKLLQHYQIKVPLRAFHAHNEHGVLNKTVNDILTAQSVGLVSDAGTPGISDPGFLLIRACLKANITIQCLPGSTAFVPALVASGLPCDRFVFEGFLPHKKGRQTRLKMLTHEVRTIIFYESPFRLATTLKQLATQFGPARAAAVCRELTKIHEEVRRDTLENLALHYEKYPPKGEIVLIVSGCEP, from the coding sequence ATGGCCATTTTATATGTTTTACCAACCCCAATAGGCAATTTAGGCGATATTACACTTCGAACTTTGCAACTACTGGGGCAGGTCGATTTTATTTTGGCCGAAGATACTCGTCAAACAGCAAAACTATTACAGCATTACCAAATTAAAGTGCCGCTCAGGGCTTTCCACGCCCACAACGAGCACGGAGTACTAAACAAAACGGTAAATGATATTTTAACAGCCCAGTCGGTGGGCTTGGTAAGCGATGCAGGTACACCCGGAATATCAGACCCTGGATTTTTGTTGATACGTGCCTGTTTAAAAGCAAATATAACGATACAATGTTTGCCTGGCTCAACAGCATTTGTTCCGGCATTGGTGGCAAGTGGTCTTCCTTGCGACAGGTTTGTATTTGAAGGCTTTTTACCGCATAAAAAAGGTCGGCAAACGCGCCTAAAAATGCTGACGCATGAAGTGCGCACCATTATATTTTACGAGTCGCCGTTTAGGTTGGCAACAACACTTAAACAATTAGCCACCCAATTTGGACCTGCCCGCGCTGCTGCTGTTTGCCGCGAACTTACTAAAATTCATGAAGAAGTGCGCCGCGATACCCTTGAAAACCTGGCTTTGCATTACGAGAAATATCCACCTAAAGGAGAAATTGTGCTAATCGTTTCCGGATGTGAACCATAG
- the ffh gene encoding signal recognition particle protein, which translates to MFENLQEKLESAFKTLKGQGQITELNVAATMKEIRRALVDADVNYKIAKEFTDKVRDEALGQKVLIAVQPGQLLVKIMSDELTKLMGSTVSDITISGNPAVILISGLQGSGKTTFSSKLAWYLKNNRKKDSLLIAGDVYRPAAIEQLKIMGQKVNTEVYSEPENKNPVQIALNGIEYAKQKNIPVVIIDTAGRLAIDEQMMNEIAAVKQATNPCETLFVVDSMTGQDAVNTAKAFNDRLNFDGIVLTKLDGDTRGGAALSIKYVVDKSIKFISYGEKPESIDQFYPDRMAQRILGMGDIISFVEKAQMQFDEREAAKLESKIKKNQFDFNDFIDQIRMIKKMGNIKDLLTMIPGMSQALRGVDLDDSAFKKVECIIQSMTPYERANPDIIDASRRKRISAGSGTSTEAMDRFMKQFAEMREVMRKMMSTQAAAGNRGFKMPNPFGRR; encoded by the coding sequence ATGTTCGAGAATTTACAAGAAAAATTAGAATCCGCGTTTAAGACCCTCAAAGGCCAAGGCCAAATTACCGAATTAAATGTGGCTGCCACCATGAAAGAAATTCGCCGTGCCTTGGTTGATGCAGACGTAAACTACAAAATTGCCAAAGAATTTACCGACAAAGTACGAGACGAGGCATTAGGGCAAAAAGTGCTTATTGCCGTGCAGCCCGGCCAATTGTTGGTAAAAATAATGAGCGACGAACTGACCAAATTAATGGGTAGCACTGTTAGCGATATTACCATATCGGGCAATCCGGCAGTTATTTTAATATCGGGGCTGCAAGGTTCAGGCAAAACCACCTTCTCGTCAAAATTAGCATGGTATTTAAAAAATAATAGAAAAAAAGACAGCCTTTTAATAGCCGGAGACGTTTACCGCCCTGCCGCCATTGAACAATTAAAAATAATGGGGCAAAAAGTAAATACCGAGGTTTATTCTGAGCCCGAAAATAAAAATCCTGTTCAAATTGCACTCAATGGCATAGAATACGCCAAACAAAAAAATATACCCGTTGTAATTATAGATACCGCCGGACGTTTAGCCATTGACGAGCAAATGATGAACGAAATTGCTGCCGTTAAACAAGCTACCAACCCCTGCGAAACCCTGTTTGTTGTAGATAGTATGACGGGACAAGATGCAGTAAATACGGCAAAAGCCTTTAATGACCGCTTAAACTTTGATGGCATTGTACTTACCAAACTCGACGGCGATACCCGCGGCGGGGCAGCACTTTCGATAAAATATGTTGTTGACAAGTCTATTAAATTCATATCGTATGGAGAAAAACCAGAAAGTATAGACCAATTTTACCCCGACAGGATGGCGCAACGTATTTTGGGCATGGGCGATATTATATCGTTTGTTGAAAAAGCCCAAATGCAATTTGATGAACGCGAGGCAGCAAAACTTGAAAGTAAAATTAAAAAAAATCAATTCGATTTTAATGATTTTATTGACCAAATCAGAATGATTAAAAAAATGGGGAATATTAAAGATTTGCTAACCATGATTCCGGGTATGAGCCAAGCCCTGCGGGGAGTTGATTTAGACGACAGTGCATTTAAAAAGGTAGAGTGCATTATTCAATCAATGACACCCTACGAGCGGGCAAATCCGGATATAATTGACGCAAGCCGCCGCAAACGCATCTCGGCAGGGTCGGGTACCAGCACCGAGGCAATGGATAGATTTATGAAACAATTTGCCGAAATGCGCGAGGTTATGCGAAAAATGATGAGCACGCAAGCTGCAGCAGGTAACCGCGGCTTTAAAATGCCGAACCCCTTTGGCCGCCGTTAA
- a CDS encoding alanine dehydrogenase, which yields MFKIGLISEGKIPPDTRVAFTPKQCQMARQRHPVEFFAQPSAVRCYTDQELAQANITITKDLSHCDLLIGVKEVPIEQLIPNKTYCFFSHTTKKQAYNQKLLQAIIQKNITLIDYECMRYTDTHKRIIGFGRFAGIVGAHNGILTYIRKFKLPINLLPAHQCHNYNELLAIYQKIQLPNSMRIVVTGEGRVAKGAIEFLNGIKLPQISPEAYLSGKFDATQPVFTHLSLPYLYVRIDDEGKTKPFDRDDFFENPHLYKSLFSAYTTNTDVLINGIYWNEKIQRHFSLTDMASPQFSIKVISDISCDMNGSVPATSHATTISNPVYGYDPITQTETQPYLPHTIDIMAVDNLPNELPRDASEVFGQLLLDYVLPEFLKPKSDMLEAAAIAKNGQLGSHFGYLADYVAGR from the coding sequence ATGTTTAAAATTGGCTTAATTAGCGAAGGCAAAATACCGCCCGATACCCGAGTAGCCTTTACCCCTAAACAATGCCAAATGGCAAGGCAGCGACACCCGGTTGAATTTTTTGCGCAGCCGTCGGCGGTAAGATGCTATACTGACCAAGAACTTGCCCAAGCCAATATTACAATTACCAAAGACCTTAGCCATTGCGACCTGTTAATTGGGGTAAAAGAAGTGCCAATCGAGCAATTAATTCCAAATAAAACCTACTGTTTTTTTTCGCACACAACCAAAAAACAAGCCTATAACCAAAAATTATTACAGGCCATCATTCAAAAAAATATTACGCTTATTGATTATGAATGTATGCGCTATACCGACACACATAAACGAATAATAGGGTTTGGTAGATTTGCCGGAATTGTAGGCGCACATAATGGAATTTTAACTTATATCCGGAAATTTAAACTGCCAATTAACTTGCTTCCAGCGCATCAGTGCCATAATTATAACGAGTTGTTGGCTATATATCAAAAGATTCAACTGCCCAATTCGATGCGTATTGTGGTAACTGGCGAAGGGCGCGTAGCAAAAGGTGCAATCGAATTTTTAAACGGAATTAAACTGCCCCAAATTAGCCCCGAAGCCTATTTATCCGGAAAATTTGATGCTACCCAGCCTGTTTTTACCCACTTGAGTTTGCCTTATTTGTACGTCCGGATTGATGACGAGGGCAAAACAAAACCCTTTGATAGAGACGATTTTTTTGAAAATCCACACTTGTATAAATCTTTATTTAGCGCCTATACAACAAATACAGATGTATTGATTAATGGTATTTATTGGAACGAAAAAATTCAGCGCCATTTTAGCCTAACCGATATGGCCAGCCCCCAATTTTCTATTAAGGTAATTTCCGATATTTCGTGCGATATGAACGGCTCAGTGCCCGCTACAAGCCACGCCACCACCATAAGCAACCCCGTTTATGGCTACGACCCCATAACCCAAACCGAAACGCAGCCTTATTTGCCCCATACAATTGATATTATGGCCGTTGACAACTTGCCCAACGAATTGCCCCGCGATGCCTCGGAAGTGTTTGGCCAATTACTGCTCGACTACGTTTTGCCCGAATTTTTAAAACCAAAAAGCGACATGCTTGAGGCAGCAGCAATAGCAAAAAATGGCCAGTTAGGCAGTCATTTTGGGTATTTAGCCGATTATGTTGCCGGAAGGTGA
- a CDS encoding transposase — MLRAKQHKVFAQTASKGKSSMGWFFGFKLHLIVNHKGQIVDFALTTGQVADNSKDLLNKLLEKISGTLFGDKGYLTTLWNNFLKRTKNNYQSQKEYEKQTNVLRRKALIEKKDL, encoded by the coding sequence ATGCTGCGAGCCAAGCAACATAAAGTTTTTGCTCAAACCGCCTCGAAAGGAAAATCTTCTATGGGGTGGTTTTTCGGCTTTAAGCTCCACCTGATAGTCAATCACAAAGGACAAATCGTGGACTTTGCTTTGACTACAGGACAGGTGGCAGACAATAGTAAAGACCTCTTAAACAAGCTATTAGAGAAAATATCAGGCACATTGTTTGGCGATAAAGGCTATTTGACTACCTTATGGAACAACTTTTTGAAAAGGACTAAAAATAATTACCAAAGTCAAAAAGAATATGAAAAACAGACTAATGTCCTTAGAAGAAAGGCTCTTATTGAAAAAAAAGACCTATGA
- the mutS gene encoding DNA mismatch repair protein MutS, producing MNNETKTTNKSGGKNDAPKETPLMRQYNTFKNKYPDAILLFRVGDFYETFGQDAVHTSKALGITLTKRHNGAASETELAGFPHHALETYLPKLVKAGYRVAICDQLEDPKQTQTIVKRGVTELITPGVALGDAMLDTARNNFLAGVYYGNNNELGVAFTDVSTGEFMVAQGNIEYIDKLLQSFQPAEVLYPKPRRNDFSKLNGNRFYAYELEDWIFSPEFGRDTLQQHFAVKTLKGFGLEDCNAGVAAAGALIYYLRDTQHPNLQHISGIARLTPDRYVWLDKFTIRNLELLQPNHPSGKALIDILDQTITPMGSRLLKKWVVLPLRELAPINARLNMVETLVNNPQYAELLATQLKQIGDIERLVAKIPLGRVNPRQIVQLHRALLTIPVLRNAFDASKIAELQKIADQLNPCTHLTERIGLELLPDPPAAIGKADTIATGVNAELDELRLLKQSGENYLLTLQQREIDRTGIASLKIGFNNVFGYYLEVRNKYKDEAPADWIRKQTLANAERYITPELKEYEDKILGAETRILELENKIFADLVAAVAEYIQPLQHNATIFAKLDALLSFATISQKYQYCKPTLTTNQILQIEQGRHPVIEQQLALGEAYVPNDVYLDTEQQQILIITGPNMAGKSALLRQTGLIVLMAQMGSFVPAASAKIGLVDKVFTRVGASDNLSGGESTFMVEMTETASIMNNLSANSLILLDEIGRGTSTYDGISIAWALAEYLHNHPTAHAKTLFATHYHELTELADNLARIKNFSVATKELGNKVVFLRKLVPGSAQRSFGIHVAKMAGMPTSIVQRANAILAELEQQHVGEHLRERVKAIPKEQQPVQLSFFDLSSPQWDEVKRYLDLLDLNTITPIEALIKLNELKKMTH from the coding sequence ATGAACAACGAGACTAAAACAACTAATAAATCCGGAGGAAAAAACGACGCGCCCAAAGAAACGCCACTAATGCGGCAATATAATACCTTTAAAAACAAATATCCGGATGCAATTTTGCTGTTTCGTGTTGGCGATTTTTATGAAACATTTGGGCAAGATGCCGTTCATACCAGTAAAGCTTTGGGTATTACCCTCACTAAACGACATAATGGCGCAGCCAGCGAAACCGAATTAGCTGGTTTTCCGCACCACGCCTTAGAAACTTATTTGCCCAAATTGGTAAAAGCAGGCTACCGCGTTGCTATTTGCGACCAACTTGAAGACCCCAAGCAAACACAAACTATTGTAAAAAGAGGTGTTACCGAACTAATTACACCCGGTGTTGCCCTTGGCGACGCCATGCTCGATACGGCACGCAACAATTTTTTAGCGGGTGTTTATTATGGCAATAACAACGAATTAGGCGTAGCCTTTACCGATGTCAGTACCGGAGAATTTATGGTGGCACAAGGTAATATCGAATACATTGACAAACTATTGCAAAGTTTTCAGCCAGCCGAAGTATTGTACCCCAAGCCGCGCCGAAACGATTTTAGTAAATTAAACGGCAACCGATTTTATGCTTACGAATTAGAAGACTGGATTTTTTCGCCCGAATTTGGTCGAGACACTTTACAACAACATTTTGCCGTAAAAACATTAAAAGGTTTTGGCTTAGAAGACTGCAATGCCGGAGTTGCCGCAGCCGGAGCCCTCATTTATTATCTGCGCGACACCCAACACCCTAATTTACAGCATATTTCCGGAATTGCCCGCTTAACCCCCGACCGCTATGTTTGGCTCGATAAATTCACCATCCGAAATTTAGAACTCTTACAACCCAACCACCCATCCGGAAAGGCGCTGATTGACATCCTCGACCAAACTATTACGCCTATGGGCAGCAGACTGTTAAAAAAATGGGTTGTGTTGCCACTGCGCGAACTCGCTCCCATTAATGCCCGCCTAAACATGGTCGAAACCTTAGTAAATAACCCCCAATATGCCGAATTATTAGCCACCCAACTCAAACAAATAGGCGATATTGAACGCTTAGTGGCCAAAATACCATTAGGGCGCGTTAACCCAAGGCAAATTGTACAGCTTCACCGCGCATTGCTTACCATTCCGGTACTGCGCAACGCATTTGATGCCTCCAAAATAGCCGAATTACAAAAAATAGCCGACCAACTAAATCCCTGTACGCATTTAACCGAACGTATTGGTCTTGAGCTGCTCCCCGACCCCCCGGCAGCTATCGGGAAAGCCGATACCATTGCTACCGGCGTTAATGCCGAGTTAGACGAACTCCGTCTCTTAAAACAATCGGGCGAAAACTACTTGTTAACTTTACAACAGCGCGAAATTGACCGCACCGGCATTGCCTCACTAAAAATTGGATTCAACAACGTATTTGGCTATTATTTAGAAGTCAGAAACAAATACAAAGACGAAGCCCCCGCCGACTGGATAAGAAAACAAACCTTAGCGAACGCCGAACGATATATAACGCCCGAACTCAAAGAGTATGAAGACAAAATTTTAGGAGCCGAAACGCGAATTTTAGAACTTGAAAATAAAATTTTTGCCGATTTAGTAGCCGCCGTAGCCGAATACATTCAACCCCTGCAACACAACGCTACTATATTTGCCAAATTAGATGCCCTTTTGTCGTTTGCAACAATTAGTCAAAAATATCAATACTGCAAACCCACACTTACTACTAACCAAATACTGCAAATTGAACAGGGACGGCACCCTGTTATTGAACAACAATTAGCTTTGGGCGAGGCTTATGTGCCAAACGATGTTTATTTAGATACCGAGCAACAACAAATATTAATTATAACCGGACCAAATATGGCCGGAAAATCGGCCTTGCTACGGCAAACCGGATTAATAGTTTTGATGGCACAAATGGGTAGTTTTGTGCCAGCAGCATCAGCTAAAATTGGCTTGGTTGATAAAGTGTTTACCCGTGTGGGGGCAAGCGACAACCTGTCGGGCGGCGAAAGCACTTTTATGGTTGAAATGACCGAAACAGCCAGCATTATGAACAATTTATCGGCTAACAGCCTGATACTTCTCGATGAAATTGGCCGCGGCACCAGCACCTACGACGGTATTTCAATTGCCTGGGCTTTAGCTGAGTATTTGCACAACCACCCTACAGCCCACGCTAAAACCCTGTTTGCCACTCATTACCACGAGCTAACTGAGTTGGCAGATAATTTAGCACGAATTAAAAACTTTTCGGTAGCCACTAAAGAGTTGGGAAACAAAGTTGTTTTCCTCCGGAAATTAGTGCCGGGCAGCGCACAACGCAGTTTTGGAATTCATGTGGCAAAAATGGCCGGAATGCCTACCTCAATTGTTCAACGTGCCAATGCCATATTGGCCGAGTTAGAGCAGCAACACGTTGGAGAACATTTGCGCGAACGGGTAAAAGCCATACCAAAAGAACAACAACCCGTACAATTAAGTTTTTTTGACCTTTCAAGCCCGCAATGGGATGAGGTTAAGCGCTATTTAGACTTGCTTGACCTTAATACAATTACCCCAATTGAAGCCTTAATAAAATTAAATGAGCTAAAAAAAATGACTCACTAA
- a CDS encoding RNA polymerase sigma factor RpoD/SigA yields the protein MRQLKITKSITNRESQSLEKYLQEIGKVDLLTPEEEVELAKKIKDGDQDALERLTKANLRFVVSVAKQYQNQGLSLSDLINEGNLGLIKAAQRFDETRGFKFISYAVWWIRQSILQALAEQSRIVRLPLNKVGSLNKINKAFSQLEQEYEREPSADELADLLDIEREEVETTLSVASRHTSIDAPFQEGEDNNLLDVLENNNIPLTDTRMTYMDSLRREIERSLSTLTDRQRDVIKLYFGIGVEHSLSLEDIGDQFGLTRERVRQIKDKAINKLRSTSRSKLLKTYLG from the coding sequence ATGAGGCAGCTTAAAATTACCAAATCTATAACCAACCGCGAAAGCCAGTCGCTCGAAAAATACTTACAAGAAATTGGCAAAGTGGACTTGCTAACACCAGAAGAAGAAGTAGAATTAGCCAAAAAAATTAAAGACGGAGACCAAGATGCCTTAGAACGCCTAACTAAAGCTAATTTGCGTTTTGTTGTGTCGGTTGCTAAACAATACCAAAATCAAGGCTTATCGTTAAGCGACCTTATTAACGAAGGTAATTTGGGCTTAATTAAAGCCGCACAACGCTTTGACGAAACACGGGGCTTTAAATTTATATCGTATGCAGTTTGGTGGATTAGGCAATCAATATTGCAAGCCTTAGCCGAGCAATCGCGCATTGTGCGTTTACCGCTAAACAAAGTTGGCTCGCTAAACAAAATAAACAAAGCTTTTTCGCAGCTTGAACAAGAGTACGAACGCGAACCCTCGGCAGACGAATTGGCTGATTTATTAGACATTGAAAGGGAAGAAGTTGAAACAACTCTTAGTGTAGCCTCGCGCCACACTTCGATAGATGCCCCCTTTCAAGAGGGAGAGGACAATAATCTGTTAGATGTGTTAGAAAATAATAATATACCGCTTACCGATACCCGGATGACGTATATGGACTCGCTGCGTCGCGAAATTGAACGCTCTCTCTCAACCCTGACCGACCGCCAGCGCGATGTAATTAAACTTTATTTTGGTATTGGCGTTGAGCATAGCTTATCGTTAGAAGATATTGGCGACCAATTTGGCTTAACACGCGAAAGAGTACGGCAAATAAAAGACAAAGCAATAAATAAACTGCGCTCAACATCGCGCAGTAAACTACTTAAAACCTATTTAGGCTAA
- a CDS encoding imidazolonepropionase: MSYSNSLLIENIAKLCQIESANTGKKWVAGADMANLPCLDNAWVLTENGRITSFGSMDNPNKPQHAKTILDAKGGFVLPAWCDSHTHLVFAATRENEFEDKIRGLSYEAIAQKGGGILNSAQKLQVTPQETLFELAWQRLEEIVSMGTGAVEIKSGYGLTVEAELKMLRVIRKIKDAAPIPIKATFLGAHAYPTVYKNNHQGYIQQIIDEMLPAIAHEGLADYIDVFCERNFFDPEETDQILEAGTKFGLRAKIHANQLAVSGGVQVGVRHNALSVDHLEHTTQAEIDCLQNTNTMPVFLPSCSFFLGLPYGAARQYIAAGLPIALATDYNPGSTPSGNMPFLLSLACIQMKLLPEEAINAVTINGAYAMDIWRECGTIASGKLANLIITQSIQSLARLPYSFASDLVKQVIIEGKLAVNKQPSVCWG, translated from the coding sequence ATGAGTTATAGCAATAGTTTGTTAATTGAAAATATAGCCAAACTTTGTCAAATTGAGTCGGCAAATACAGGCAAAAAATGGGTTGCCGGCGCCGATATGGCAAACTTGCCCTGCCTTGATAATGCTTGGGTTTTAACTGAAAATGGCCGAATAACAAGTTTTGGAAGTATGGACAATCCCAATAAACCGCAACATGCAAAAACAATATTAGATGCTAAGGGTGGATTTGTTTTGCCCGCATGGTGCGACTCGCATACTCATTTAGTATTTGCCGCCACCCGCGAAAACGAGTTTGAAGATAAAATTCGTGGACTTAGTTACGAAGCTATCGCCCAAAAGGGCGGCGGAATTTTAAACTCAGCACAAAAATTACAAGTTACCCCACAAGAAACGCTATTTGAATTGGCATGGCAGCGTTTAGAAGAAATTGTAAGCATGGGCACAGGCGCAGTTGAAATTAAAAGTGGATATGGTTTAACCGTTGAGGCCGAACTAAAAATGCTTCGCGTTATCCGGAAAATTAAGGACGCCGCACCAATACCTATAAAAGCTACATTTTTGGGTGCACATGCCTATCCGACCGTCTATAAAAATAATCATCAAGGCTATATACAACAAATTATTGACGAAATGTTGCCTGCAATTGCCCACGAAGGCTTGGCCGATTATATTGACGTGTTTTGTGAACGCAATTTTTTTGATCCGGAGGAAACCGACCAAATTTTAGAAGCCGGAACAAAATTTGGTCTCCGAGCTAAAATACATGCTAACCAATTGGCTGTATCGGGTGGGGTGCAAGTGGGGGTACGCCATAACGCCCTGTCGGTTGACCATTTGGAGCATACCACCCAAGCCGAAATTGATTGCCTGCAAAACACAAACACAATGCCCGTATTTTTGCCCTCGTGCTCGTTTTTTTTGGGCTTGCCTTATGGCGCTGCCCGGCAATATATAGCGGCGGGTTTGCCTATTGCTTTGGCCACCGATTATAATCCGGGCTCAACACCATCGGGTAATATGCCGTTTTTGTTAAGTTTGGCCTGTATTCAAATGAAATTATTGCCCGAAGAAGCCATTAATGCTGTAACTATTAATGGTGCTTATGCTATGGATATTTGGCGCGAATGTGGCACAATTGCATCCGGAAAATTAGCCAATTTAATTATAACGCAATCTATACAATCTTTGGCCAGGTTACCCTACTCATTTGCCAGCGATTTGGTTAAACAAGTAATTATTGAGGGCAAACTGGCAGTAAATAAGCAACCATCGGTATGTTGGGGTTAA
- a CDS encoding hydroxymethylglutaryl-CoA lyase: MKIIECPRDAMQGLSYFVNTELKIQYLNQLLKVGFDTLDFGSFVSPYKIPQMQDTSKVVQNLDLTESDTKLLAIIANLRGARQALEFEQIACLGYPFSISETFQIRNTNTKQEEAFKVVAEIFAQCQKKQRELVIYLSMGFGNPYGDVWHEAIVEHWVDRFEEMGIKTMSLSDTVGVARPAQIANLFASLSADFPEIEFGAHLHTEAKDWQEKIEVAYRNGCTRFDGAIKGYGGCPMAQNSLVGNMPTELLVSFFEHERADFYLNLDEFGKAILLADTVFKSPN, encoded by the coding sequence ATGAAAATAATAGAATGTCCGCGCGATGCTATGCAAGGCTTATCCTATTTTGTAAACACCGAACTTAAAATACAGTACTTAAATCAATTACTGAAAGTTGGTTTTGACACGCTTGATTTTGGAAGTTTTGTTTCGCCGTATAAAATACCACAAATGCAAGACACCTCGAAAGTGGTACAAAACTTAGATTTAACCGAAAGCGATACTAAACTTTTAGCCATTATTGCCAATTTGCGCGGTGCGCGGCAAGCCTTAGAATTTGAGCAAATTGCCTGCTTGGGTTACCCGTTTTCTATATCCGAAACCTTCCAAATCCGCAATACCAATACTAAGCAAGAGGAAGCGTTTAAAGTGGTAGCAGAAATTTTTGCCCAATGTCAAAAAAAACAACGCGAATTAGTAATTTATTTATCTATGGGTTTTGGTAACCCGTACGGCGATGTTTGGCACGAAGCCATTGTAGAGCATTGGGTTGACAGGTTTGAAGAAATGGGCATTAAAACGATGTCGTTATCTGATACAGTGGGTGTGGCAAGACCTGCCCAAATTGCCAATTTATTTGCCAGCCTTAGCGCCGATTTTCCGGAAATTGAATTTGGAGCGCATTTACATACCGAAGCAAAAGACTGGCAAGAAAAAATTGAAGTAGCTTACCGCAATGGTTGTACCCGATTTGACGGCGCAATTAAAGGCTATGGCGGCTGCCCCATGGCGCAAAACAGCTTAGTTGGCAATATGCCTACCGAACTTTTAGTGTCGTTTTTTGAGCACGAACGCGCCGATTTTTACCTCAATTTAGATGAATTTGGAAAAGCTATTCTATTGGCCGATACCGTATTTAAATCGCCTAATTAG
- a CDS encoding lysophospholipid acyltransferase family protein, translated as MQMLSYWLYRAANGFFGRLPWAILYKFSNFVAWLLFSVVKYRRQVVFNNLNNSFPNKTPQEITQIAKAFYQHLADISLEAFKCDKMNKQMYLNRLKFLNPEILTPYLTSGKSIIVTMGHYGNFEWGAVSSPLTFTPYTTAVTHSPLANKHINQYVHKYRVQFGLNLFTTNNTATMFNTLVAQKSAFFMMADQSPTNLNKAQWVQFLNQDTPCLRGPEKYARIHNLPVFFLSIERVKRGHYQLNCQLITNTPATLPDGEITQKYMQLLEQQINKNPSEWLWSHRRWKRKRQAVPT; from the coding sequence ATGCAAATGCTAAGTTATTGGTTGTACAGAGCAGCAAATGGCTTTTTTGGCCGATTGCCATGGGCTATTTTATACAAATTTTCCAATTTTGTGGCGTGGTTGTTGTTTTCGGTTGTAAAATACAGACGGCAAGTTGTTTTTAATAATTTGAATAACAGTTTTCCAAACAAAACACCTCAAGAAATTACCCAAATTGCAAAAGCATTTTACCAACATTTAGCCGATATAAGTTTAGAGGCTTTTAAATGCGATAAAATGAATAAGCAAATGTATTTAAACAGGCTCAAATTTCTAAATCCGGAAATTTTAACGCCCTATCTTACCTCCGGAAAAAGTATTATTGTAACGATGGGTCATTACGGCAATTTTGAATGGGGGGCTGTTTCCTCGCCCTTAACTTTTACACCCTATACAACTGCGGTAACCCATTCGCCGTTAGCTAATAAACACATCAATCAATACGTCCATAAATATAGGGTGCAGTTTGGGCTAAATTTATTTACAACAAATAATACGGCCACCATGTTTAATACCCTTGTAGCACAAAAATCGGCCTTTTTTATGATGGCCGACCAATCGCCTACAAATTTAAACAAAGCACAATGGGTGCAGTTTTTAAACCAAGATACCCCTTGCCTGCGTGGCCCCGAAAAATATGCCCGGATACACAACCTACCAGTCTTTTTTTTATCCATCGAGCGGGTAAAACGTGGCCACTACCAACTTAATTGTCAATTAATAACCAATACCCCCGCTACCCTTCCCGATGGCGAAATTACCCAAAAATACATGCAACTTTTAGAGCAACAAATAAATAAAAATCCCTCGGAATGGTTGTGGTCGCATAGGCGCTGGAAAAGGAAACGGCAAGCAGTGCCAACTTAA